In Amphiprion ocellaris isolate individual 3 ecotype Okinawa chromosome 3, ASM2253959v1, whole genome shotgun sequence, one genomic interval encodes:
- the LOC111586229 gene encoding probable serpin E3: MDIFLPRFRMQNKFHLRSVLPAMGISDAFNPTAADFTGISVEEGLYVSDAFHEVRIEVTEDGTKAAAATGMVLLKRSRAPVFKADRPFLFLLQQVHTVVK, encoded by the exons ATGGACATCTTCCTCCCAAG ATTCAGAATGCAGAACAAGTTCCACCTGAGGTCGGTGCTCCCCGCTATGGGCATCAGCGACGCCTTCAACCCCACAGCAGCCGACTTCACCGGGATCTCAG TGGAGGAGGGTCTCTATGTGTCTGATGCCTTCCATGAAGTCAGGATAGAAGTCACGGAGGACGGGACCAAAGCAGCTGCTGCTACTG GGATGGTCCTCCTCAAAAGATCCCGAGCTCCAGTTTTCAAAGCAGATCGGCCGTTCTTATTTCTACTGCAACAGGTTCACACAG tggtgaaataa